In the genome of Phlebotomus papatasi isolate M1 chromosome 2, Ppap_2.1, whole genome shotgun sequence, one region contains:
- the LOC129800416 gene encoding cuticle protein 8-like, translating into MKCVVAVLLIAAVASAVPVEYGHYAAPALVHAAPAYVHAPLHKAVVHEPVAYPKYSFNYGIKDPHTGDIKSQAEERDGDVVKGQYSLVEPDGSVRTVDYTADDHNGFNAVVHKSAPAAHKVIAAPAVHLAHAPVLSHYLH; encoded by the exons atgaag TGTGTTGTTGCTGTTTTGTTGATTGCCGCCGTGGCTAGCGCCGTTCCCGTTGAATATGGTCACTATGCTGCCCCAGCTCTCGTGCACGCTGCCCCTGCCTACGTCCATGCCCCCCTTCACAAGGCTGTGGTCCACGAACCAGTT gcgtaCCCCAAGTACTCCTTCAACTATGGCATTAAGGATCCCCACACCGGCGACATCAAGTCTCAGGCCGAGGAGCGCGATGGTGATGTCGTGAAGGGACAGTACTCCCTGGTGGAGCCCGATGGTTCCGTGCGCACTGTTGATTACACCGCCGATGACCACAATGGCTTCAATGCTGTGGTCCACAAGTCTGCTCCAGCTGCCCACAAA GTCATTGCCGCTCCAGCTGTCCACCTGGCACATGCTCCAGTCCTCAGCCACTATCTCCACTAA